Sequence from the Nocardia brasiliensis genome:
GCGAGCAGGTCGCCCTCGCCGTCGAAGCGGCCGAGGACGTCGAACTGCCTGTCACGCCGGAACTTCCGGACCTGACGCCGGCCGCATGGCGGCTCGCCTATGCGCACTGGGCGAGCCGGTGGTGGCCCGCATCGACCATCGACGGCATCGCGCCGCTGGACGAGCGGCTGCTGCTGGACGAGATCGCCGCGCTGAGTGCCGAATGCGAGATGCTCCTCGACGGTGCCGATCTGGCGGCCGACGAGGCAGACCTGCCGGTGTTCGTCGGGCGCGCCGAGGACTACGCCTTGGCCGCCGGACCCGCGATGACCCCGCCTGGCGGCGCGCTGGTGCTGGCCAGGGGTACCACCGGCTGGAATTGGCGACGCTGCCCGCCCGGCCTGCTCGACGCCGCCGAACGCGCGATCTCCTGGACGGTGCTGCGCGCCGACGGCCGAACCACCGTCACCGTCCGCGCCGTCGCCGCCCCGGGTCTGCGCGGTCCCGTACCGCTCCACCTGCGCCCGCACGCCCTGGTACACACCTCCGCCGGGCCGGTGCACACAGCACTGACCCTGCACGGCGACGCGTGGACCGGCGAGGTAGCGGCCCCGGCCGACGCGGATCCCGCTGTGCGAATCGAGGTTTCGGTTCCAGGGGTCGGCGACCCCGGTCTCTCCGACAACGAGCCGGCCAGCTCCGACCCGAACGGCAACGAACCGCGCAGCGGTGCGGCCCTCGGCAGCGAGTCGGGCGACGCGGACCGGGGCTCCGGGGAACCGAGCGACGCGGGGTTGCGCCGCGAAGGGCCGGGCAACGGCGGGCGGCGTGACGGCGGATCGCATGCCGGGGTAGGCGGCACCGACTTGGATGGGCCGGAGATCCGCCGCCGCATCAGGGATTTCGCTTCCGATCGGCTACGCCGCGCCGCCGATCCTGGCGCCGGGGCGTTGGCGGCCGAAACCGCGGCCGCTGCTACGGATTCGGACTTCTGAGATGGACACCGGCACATCGGACGACGGTCGCGCGCTGCTCGCCGCGGGCGCCGAAGCCTACTCCCGCGGCGACACCGCCGAGGCGCTGCGCATCTTCGAGGATGCCGCCCGCACCACCACCGGGGACGTGCGGATCGGCGCCATCGTCAACGCGGCGAGCATGGCCGATGAACTCGGCGAGCACGCGACGGCACTGCGGCTATACCGGGAGGCGCTGGCGGCGATGCCGCAAGACGCGCCGCGGCTGCGCCCCAACGCGCTGGTCAACATGTCCCAGGCGCTCCAGCATCTCGGTGAACTGGACGCGGCACAGGAGGCGTTGGAGCAGGCGCGCGCGTTGCTGGCCGCGAGCACCGATCCGGAGCAGGGCGTGCTCCGGGTCGCCTGCCTGCTGTCGCTGACCGCCGTCGCGCTGCATCGGCAGCAGTGGGCCTACGCCGCCGAGCTGGCCACCGAATCGCTGGACGCGGCACGGCGGTTCGCACCAAAGCTGGCGGGCCATCCGCTGATGAACCTGGCCGCCACGTATTTCGAGACCGGGCGCCGCGAGTTGGCGGTCGACCTCACCCGGCAGGCGCTGGCCGCGTTCGACGCGGCCGGTGATCGCAACGCGGTGGCCGAAACCCAGCAGAACCTGGCCACCATGCTGGTCCGGTTGGCACGCTTGGACGAGGCCGAGGCTCCGTTACAGACCAGCCAGCGGTATTTCGAGCAGGCCGGGCTCGGCCATCGGGCCGGCATCGGGCTCAAGACCCTGGCCTTTCTCGCCGAGGGGCGCGGCGAGCTCACCCGGGCACAAGAGCTTTACGAGCGCGGCCTGGCCTACTTCGTCGAGTCCGGTGCGGTGCTCGACGCCGCGGACCTGCGCATGCGTTTGGCCACAGTGGCTTTCAAGAACGGCGACGCGGCGCAATGCGAGGCGCTGCTCGCGCAGGCGTTCACCGCCTACGCCGAGCGCGGCCTCGGATTGCACTGCGCCCAGCTCGACTACTGGCACGCCACGCTGCTGGAAGGCGCTGTGGATGCCGCGGAGTCGCCATCAGCACAACTGCTCGCCCAGGCCGTCGAGATCGCGGTGCCCGCGGCGCTCGCCATCGACGCGGTCCGCTACACCCTGCCCAACGGCACCCAGCGTGATCAGTGGAATCGGCAGATCGCCGACCCCGCCATGCGCCTGGCGTTCCGTTTCGCCTATCTGTCGGGCAATGGCTTATTGCTCGCCGACCTCATCGAAACCCAGTGCGCGGGAACTACTTTGAACCTCGATCGCGCCGAGCGCCCGGCCACCGCGCAGCTGCCGCTCGAGCTGTTCGAGCCGCCCGCCGAGCCGACGGCCGATCCCGGCGTCAGCGCGCTACAGCTCGGCGCGGCACTGGCCGAGGTGGCCGCCGCGGCGGGATTGCCGGTGTCCTCGCCGCCCCGCCTGGCTTTGGCCGCGGAGGGCCGCATCGCGTTGGCTCCCTATATCGCCGCCGCCGAACAGCGGTACGGACGCGTGATCCGCGACAGCAAGGTGCTCACCGTATGACGCGGCAGCCGACCGTCCTGGTGCGCATGGCGGACGCGGGCGATGTGTACATGTCCTGGCGCTGGCCCGACGGCACCGCGGCGCGCGGCGCGGCCATGCTGCCCGGCGGGCCGGTACTCGAGGCGGTGCGACGGCTGAGCGCCGCGTTGCCGCAGCCGGCCCGGCCGGGCGGGCTCGAACACGCGATGACGAACGGCGCGTTCGCCGCATATGACACCGAATATCCGATAGCCCAGGCTCTTTCCCGCGCGCTGCTGCCGCAGGGGCTGGCGATCCAGCTGTATGAGCTGTGGCAGCAAGGCATTCGACCGCATATCCGGCTGCAACCTTCGCCGCGCGTCGCGCAGGTGCCGTGGGAGCTCCTCGCGCCCGCACCCGAGCTGCGCCTGATCGATATCGCCGACGTGAGCCTGCTCGCGCCCGCCGGAATCGTGCGGGCGCCGGGGCGCACCGCCCGCAGCTGGGCACACACCCGGTGCGAACCCGTTGTCGCCGTGCTCGATCCGCGCATCCCCGGCTTCCGCGCGGACTCGACGCTCGGCTCGGTCCTCGGCCGGATGCCCGCCGACGCCCCGCTCACCCGCCGCATCGCCGGCTACGCCGACCGGGACCGCCTGCGGCCGGCCGTCGCCGTGCCGACCGAGATCTTCCGCCGCACCGACCTCGACCGCAGCTGGCTCGGCGAGACGCTGCGGGCCGGTGCGAGCAGGCTCGTCTACGTCGGCCACGTCACCGCCGCGCCACCCGAGTCCGGCCAGAGCGAAGCCGCGCAACTGCATCTGTCCTGCACCGCCGACACCCTGGGCTTCGCCGAACCCGACCGCACCCATCGGCCGTTGTCCGCCAAGGACTTCCTGCTCGGCACGCACACCCTGGCGGCGACACCGGCACACGGGCCGGACCTGTGGCCGCTGCCGAGCCGGGTCGCGCTGATCGCCTGCGAGAGCGGCGGCGACCTGCGCTTCACGGAGGCGCTCGGCCTGACCGCGGCCATGATCAACGGTGGTGCCGAACTGGTGACGGCGAGCCGCTGGCCGTTGCCCACCGACCTCGCCTTCCATCGGATCGCAGGCGCCCCATCGCACGCGCACCCGCTGCAGCAGGCGATCTGCGCGATCGACGCGGCCCACGAAACCGAGGACCCGATCACCGCGCTGGCCGAATGGCAACGCGCGCAATTGAACCGGTGGCGCGACGCGGGCACGATCGAGTACTCGCCGCTACTGTGGTCGGCCTTCGCCACCCTGCTCGCCTAGGGCACGACCTGGCCCCGGCCGCGGACCGGCCGCACCACCGTGGGGTCGACGCCGAGCACATCGAGCATCTGCGAGATGGACATCGCCTGCACCTCGCCCGCGTAGTCCGGCCGGGACGCGTCCGCCAGATCCGCGTACTGGTGCAGCCGTTCGTAGTCGGCCATCGTCATGATCACCGCGATCTCGGTGTCGCCGTCGGTGACGATGGCGTCCGCGCCGGTTGCCACCACTTCGCGGACGACGGCCGCGACGGCCGACGGCAGTTCGTGCAGAGTGCGCGTATTCGAGTTGGGCATGCTCCGCATTCGGAGCGGTATGCCCCTTTGGATCGGCGTGTCACCGATTCGTTAACTCGAAGGCCATGTCCCGCCCCGCGGTGCGCGCGGACGCTCGCGAAAAGGTTGCCGGGCGAACGTGTCCCGACTCAGGACCGATGGGCGAGCAGGTGCCGCATGATCAATCGGGTCAGGTCTTCCGGGGCCTGCTCGGGAATCCAGTGCGAGACGTCTTCGAGCATTTCGAAGCGATAGGGGCCGGTCACGTACTGCCGCGTGGCGAGCGCGGCGGTGGAGCCGATGACGCTGTCCTCGGTACTCCACACGTACAGCGTGGGCACCGTCACCTCGCCGACCCGCCCCGACAAATGCGCTGCCCGATACCAATTCAGCGCCGCGGTCAACGCTTCGGGCTGACCGAGCCGATCCACATAGTGCTCGACGCGCTCCTCGGGGACCTTCCATTCGAAGAGCCGCCGCAGGCCGATCGCGCCGTCCGCGAGCAGGGCCCGCTCGGCGGTGCGCGGCTCGCGCAACCGTGCCACGTACTGCGACCGCAGCGCCTGGTCCTCGTCGTCTTTCAGCGCCTGCTGCAGCGCGGCGGGATGCGGTTGCGAGACGGCGGTGAAGGTGCGCAGCCGCTCCGGATACCGCGCGGCCACCGCCCAGCCGACGTATCCGCCCCAGTCGTGCCCGACCAGATCGAAGCGCTGCCAACCCAATTCGTCCGCGATGGCGAGCACGTCGCCGACCAGTTCGTCGAGCCGGTACTCGGCGGGCCGCTGCGGGCGCACCCCCGCGGAATACCCGCGCTGATCGGGTGCCACCACGTAGCACCCACCGCCGCCGAGCGTGTGCAGCTGAAACTCCCACTCGATGGCCGCCTCCGGAAACCCGTGCAGCAGCATGACCTCACGACCACGCACATCCCCGCAGGCCAGCGCGTCGAACGTCCCCGCAGCGGTGGAAATCTTCGTCGCCTCGATCACCCGGACGACTCTAGTGCGCCAGCGCTCGGCACCCTGGCGGCCGCCGATAGCGTGGCGACGTACCGTGATGGTGTGGGTAGAGAGGACGATCATCGTGCGCAATGACCGCTTCGCGGCGCGAGGTGGCTTCCTCCGGCGCGTCCTGCTGCCGCAGGACGCGGTCACCGACGACTATCCGTTCACGCTGCCCGTGGTGCGGCAGTTGGCAGGCTCGCCGGGTTTGAGTCTGGCGCCGGGTGTCACCTTTCTGGCGGGTGAGAACGGTTCCGGCAAGTCGACGCTGCTCGAGGCCATCGCGGTCGCGGCCGGGTTCAATCCGGAGGGCGGCAGCCGGCACTTCCACTTCGCCACCCGGGCCAGCGAATCGTCGCTGGGGGATCATCTGGTCCTGCAGCGCGGCATCAACAAACCGCGCAACGGCTTCTTCCTGCGGGCCGAGTCGTACTACAACGTGGCGTCGGAGATCGAGCGACTCGATCGCAGTGGCGGCCCGCCGCTGCTGCCCGCCTACGGCGGCGTCTCACCGCACGAGCGCTCCCACGGCGAATCCTTCGTCGACCTGGTGATCCACCGGTTCGGGCCACAGGGGTTGTATCTGCTGGACGAGCCCGAGGCGGCGCTGTCGATTCGCGGCTGCCTGGCGGTGCTCGCCCGCTGGGCGGAACTCGCCGACCAGGGCAGCCAACTGATCGTCGCCACCCACTCCCCCGTCCTGCTCGCGCTACCGGGCGCGAGCATCCTCGAAATCGCCGAGGACGGCTCGATCACCCCCGTCGACTACGACGACGCCCTCCCGGTGCGCCTCACTCGCGACTTCCTCGCCGCCCCGGAAAAGTTCCTGCGCCACCTGCTACCCGACGAGCACTGACCGGGCCAAGCCCAGAACACGGTGGGTCCGATGGCTTGGCCGGTCGGAGGTCAGTGTTCGTCGTAGTGGCCGTCGTGCGCGGCGTGGCGGTGGCCGTCGTGCAGGTAATCGAGGTGGTCGCCGTGTTGGACGGACTCGTGGCCGCAACCCTCGCCGTGCTGGTGGGTGTGGTTCGCGTGTTCGGTGTGGGTCGGCGGCTCGCACTCGTCGTAGTGGCCGTCGTGCTCGCGATGCAGGTGGCCGTCGTGCGCGTAGTCGATGTGATCGCCGTGCTCGACCGCGGTGTGCCCGCAACCGGGGCCGTGCGCGTGATCGTGTGCGGTGTGCTGCAGATGCGCTGTCGTCATAGTTCTCCCTCTTTCCCAACCTGGACAGATAGAGCTTGTGATCGACAACACATTAACATCTGCGCATCAATGAAGGTTGCTGGCGGTGCGCCAGCGCACCGGAGAAGCCGCGGCGTCCGACGCGCTGCAGGAACGCGGACGCCACGGCACCGCAGACGTTAGAGCACCTGCGACAGAAAACGTTGCAGGCGCGGTGTCTGCGCGTTGTCGAACAACGCGTCAGGCGTCCCGGTCTCCACCACCTGACCCGCGTCCATGAAGACCACGCTGTCGGAAACCGTTCGG
This genomic interval carries:
- a CDS encoding CHAT domain-containing protein; protein product: MTRQPTVLVRMADAGDVYMSWRWPDGTAARGAAMLPGGPVLEAVRRLSAALPQPARPGGLEHAMTNGAFAAYDTEYPIAQALSRALLPQGLAIQLYELWQQGIRPHIRLQPSPRVAQVPWELLAPAPELRLIDIADVSLLAPAGIVRAPGRTARSWAHTRCEPVVAVLDPRIPGFRADSTLGSVLGRMPADAPLTRRIAGYADRDRLRPAVAVPTEIFRRTDLDRSWLGETLRAGASRLVYVGHVTAAPPESGQSEAAQLHLSCTADTLGFAEPDRTHRPLSAKDFLLGTHTLAATPAHGPDLWPLPSRVALIACESGGDLRFTEALGLTAAMINGGAELVTASRWPLPTDLAFHRIAGAPSHAHPLQQAICAIDAAHETEDPITALAEWQRAQLNRWRDAGTIEYSPLLWSAFATLLA
- a CDS encoding tetratricopeptide repeat protein, giving the protein MDTGTSDDGRALLAAGAEAYSRGDTAEALRIFEDAARTTTGDVRIGAIVNAASMADELGEHATALRLYREALAAMPQDAPRLRPNALVNMSQALQHLGELDAAQEALEQARALLAASTDPEQGVLRVACLLSLTAVALHRQQWAYAAELATESLDAARRFAPKLAGHPLMNLAATYFETGRRELAVDLTRQALAAFDAAGDRNAVAETQQNLATMLVRLARLDEAEAPLQTSQRYFEQAGLGHRAGIGLKTLAFLAEGRGELTRAQELYERGLAYFVESGAVLDAADLRMRLATVAFKNGDAAQCEALLAQAFTAYAERGLGLHCAQLDYWHATLLEGAVDAAESPSAQLLAQAVEIAVPAALAIDAVRYTLPNGTQRDQWNRQIADPAMRLAFRFAYLSGNGLLLADLIETQCAGTTLNLDRAERPATAQLPLELFEPPAEPTADPGVSALQLGAALAEVAAAAGLPVSSPPRLALAAEGRIALAPYIAAAEQRYGRVIRDSKVLTV
- a CDS encoding alpha/beta fold hydrolase — its product is MIEATKISTAAGTFDALACGDVRGREVMLLHGFPEAAIEWEFQLHTLGGGGCYVVAPDQRGYSAGVRPQRPAEYRLDELVGDVLAIADELGWQRFDLVGHDWGGYVGWAVAARYPERLRTFTAVSQPHPAALQQALKDDEDQALRSQYVARLREPRTAERALLADGAIGLRRLFEWKVPEERVEHYVDRLGQPEALTAALNWYRAAHLSGRVGEVTVPTLYVWSTEDSVIGSTAALATRQYVTGPYRFEMLEDVSHWIPEQAPEDLTRLIMRHLLAHRS
- a CDS encoding AAA family ATPase, with protein sequence MVWVERTIIVRNDRFAARGGFLRRVLLPQDAVTDDYPFTLPVVRQLAGSPGLSLAPGVTFLAGENGSGKSTLLEAIAVAAGFNPEGGSRHFHFATRASESSLGDHLVLQRGINKPRNGFFLRAESYYNVASEIERLDRSGGPPLLPAYGGVSPHERSHGESFVDLVIHRFGPQGLYLLDEPEAALSIRGCLAVLARWAELADQGSQLIVATHSPVLLALPGASILEIAEDGSITPVDYDDALPVRLTRDFLAAPEKFLRHLLPDEH